A window of Roseovarius sp. THAF27 contains these coding sequences:
- the trpS gene encoding tryptophan--tRNA ligase, with protein MAEASFTPRVFSGIQPSGGLTLGNYLGALKRFADSQNSGVESIFCMVDMHAITVWQDPAALRHATRELTAGFIASGVDPARSILFNQSQVSAHAELAWIFNCVARMGWMKRMTQWKDKAGKNQENASLGLFAYPALMAADILTYHATHVPVGEDQKQHLELTRDIAIKFNNDFEVDFFPITEPVIEGAATRVMSLRDGSKKMSKSDPSDMSRINLTDDADTISKKIRKAKTDPEPLPSDAEGLEDRPEARNLVNIYAALNDQSVDQVMRDVGGQQFGTFKPALADLAVAKLAPISDEMARLMQDTAEIDRILSDGAGKAREIAAPILKRTKEIVGMVGA; from the coding sequence ATGGCCGAGGCCAGCTTCACCCCCCGCGTCTTTTCCGGCATCCAGCCGTCGGGCGGCCTGACGCTGGGCAATTACCTGGGCGCGCTCAAGCGTTTCGCCGACAGCCAGAACAGCGGGGTCGAGTCGATCTTCTGCATGGTCGACATGCATGCCATCACCGTCTGGCAGGACCCCGCCGCGCTGCGCCACGCAACGCGCGAGCTGACCGCGGGCTTCATCGCCTCGGGCGTCGATCCGGCGCGCTCGATCCTCTTCAACCAAAGCCAGGTCTCTGCCCATGCCGAGCTGGCCTGGATCTTCAACTGCGTCGCCCGCATGGGCTGGATGAAGCGGATGACCCAGTGGAAGGACAAGGCCGGCAAGAACCAGGAAAACGCCTCGCTGGGCCTTTTTGCCTATCCCGCGCTGATGGCCGCCGACATCCTGACTTATCACGCCACCCACGTGCCGGTGGGTGAGGATCAGAAACAGCACCTGGAGCTGACGCGCGACATCGCGATCAAGTTCAACAACGATTTCGAGGTCGATTTCTTTCCCATCACCGAGCCGGTGATCGAGGGGGCCGCCACCCGCGTCATGAGCCTGCGCGACGGGTCCAAGAAGATGTCGAAATCCGATCCCTCGGACATGTCCCGGATCAACCTGACCGACGATGCCGACACCATCTCCAAGAAGATCCGCAAGGCCAAGACCGATCCCGAGCCGCTGCCCTCGGACGCCGAAGGGCTGGAGGACCGCCCCGAGGCCCGCAACCTTGTGAACATCTACGCCGCGCTCAACGACCAGAGCGTCGATCAGGTGATGCGCGATGTGGGCGGGCAGCAATTCGGCACGTTCAAGCCCGCGCTGGCCGACCTGGCGGTGGCCAAACTGGCGCCGATTTCCGACGAGATGGCCCGCCTGATGCAGGACACCGCCGAGATCGACCGCATCCTGTCGGACGGGGCCGGCAAGGCCCGCGAGATCGCCGCGCCCATCCTCAAACGCACCAAGGAAATCGTCGGCATGGTCGGCGCCTGA
- a CDS encoding VOC family protein: MTVTTHPETRIGHVHLRVSDLERAIAFYSGVLGLELQQRYGTEAAFLSAGGYHHHIGLNTWESKGGTPPPPGHTGLYHTAFLYPDRTALAQVLKRVLEAGIPLEGAADHGVSEALYLSDPDGNGVELYRDRAPEDWPRDAEGSLKMVNTRLDLEALLAEAG; the protein is encoded by the coding sequence ATGACAGTCACAACACATCCCGAAACCCGCATCGGCCACGTGCATCTGCGCGTGTCGGACCTCGAACGTGCCATCGCCTTCTATTCCGGCGTTCTGGGCTTAGAGCTTCAGCAGCGCTACGGTACCGAGGCCGCATTTCTGTCCGCAGGCGGCTACCATCATCACATCGGCCTGAACACCTGGGAGAGCAAGGGCGGCACGCCGCCCCCGCCCGGGCATACGGGCCTCTACCACACGGCCTTCCTCTATCCCGACCGCACCGCGCTGGCGCAGGTTCTGAAACGCGTCCTGGAGGCCGGCATCCCGCTCGAGGGCGCCGCCGATCATGGCGTCAGCGAGGCGCTCTACCTGTCGGACCCCGATGGCAACGGCGTCGAGCTTTACCGTGACCGCGCCCCCGAAGACTGGCCGCGCGACGCGGAAGGCAGCCTGAAGATGGTCAACACCCGTCTGGATCTCGAGGCGCTGCTGGCCGAGGCCGGCTGA
- a CDS encoding branched-chain amino acid aminotransferase, translating to MATGSNIRTYFDGAWHDGDIPVMRAADHGMWLGSNVFDGARFAHGLTPDLDRHCARVNASAEALMVTPTVSVQEMVEIVHEGLKAYAPDAAVYIRPMYWAIEGGMSAIVPKEGGATGFAISLEEIPMAAPEHSATITRTRFRRPVLEDAVVNAKAACLYPNNARMLAEAKSKGFTNALVADALGNVAEAATANAFAVKDGEVFTPVPNGTFLAGITRARHIENLRADGVTVHECVLSFDDFHDADEVFLSGNMMKVTPVTAFDDTNYQIGPVTRRVREMYWDWAASA from the coding sequence ATGGCCACAGGCAGCAACATCCGGACCTATTTCGACGGCGCTTGGCATGACGGGGATATCCCGGTGATGCGCGCCGCCGATCACGGCATGTGGCTGGGCTCCAACGTCTTCGACGGGGCCCGGTTCGCGCACGGCCTGACGCCGGATCTGGACCGGCACTGCGCCCGGGTGAACGCCTCGGCCGAGGCGCTGATGGTCACGCCGACCGTGTCGGTGCAAGAGATGGTCGAGATCGTTCATGAGGGACTGAAAGCCTACGCCCCCGATGCGGCCGTCTATATCCGCCCCATGTACTGGGCCATCGAGGGCGGCATGTCCGCCATCGTGCCCAAGGAAGGCGGCGCCACCGGCTTTGCCATCAGCCTCGAGGAAATCCCCATGGCAGCGCCCGAGCATTCCGCCACGATCACCCGCACGCGGTTCCGCCGCCCGGTGCTGGAGGACGCAGTGGTCAACGCCAAGGCTGCCTGCCTTTACCCCAACAACGCCCGGATGCTGGCCGAGGCGAAGTCAAAAGGCTTCACCAATGCGCTCGTGGCCGACGCGCTTGGCAACGTCGCCGAGGCCGCCACTGCAAACGCCTTTGCCGTCAAGGATGGCGAGGTGTTCACGCCCGTGCCCAACGGCACCTTCCTGGCCGGAATTACCCGCGCGCGGCATATCGAGAACCTGCGTGCCGATGGCGTGACCGTGCATGAATGCGTCCTGTCCTTCGACGACTTTCACGACGCCGACGAGGTCTTCCTGTCCGGCAACATGATGAAGGTCACCCCGGTCACCGCGTTTGACGACACCAATTACCAGATCGGTCCGGTCACTCGCCGGGTGCGCGAGATGTACTGGGACTGGGCGGCCAGCGCCTGA
- a CDS encoding DUF411 domain-containing protein, whose translation MPTRRNFLAGAAGLVATAPLAGLAQSGPAIHVMKDPNCGCCGAWMEVLQEDGFAVTSEDAFGTILSRYKIDNGIPQQMISCHTAKIEGYMIEGHVPPGGIRRLLQEQPDAVGLAVPGMPYGSPGMGPEDRREAYDVHLILRDGSTEVFSSYDAAA comes from the coding sequence ATGCCGACCCGACGCAACTTTCTCGCCGGTGCCGCCGGTCTGGTGGCCACGGCCCCGCTCGCCGGTCTGGCGCAATCCGGCCCCGCCATTCACGTGATGAAAGACCCCAACTGTGGCTGCTGCGGCGCGTGGATGGAGGTATTGCAGGAGGACGGCTTTGCCGTGACCAGCGAGGATGCGTTCGGCACGATCCTGTCGCGCTACAAGATCGACAACGGCATTCCGCAGCAGATGATCTCGTGCCACACGGCCAAGATCGAGGGCTACATGATCGAAGGTCACGTGCCGCCCGGCGGTATCCGCCGTTTGCTTCAGGAACAGCCCGACGCGGTGGGGCTTGCGGTGCCGGGGATGCCCTATGGCTCGCCGGGAATGGGGCCAGAGGATCGGCGCGAGGCCTATGACGTGCACTTGATCCTGCGGGACGGCAGCACCGAGGTGTTTTCCAGCTACGACGCAGCGGCCTGA
- a CDS encoding NADPH-dependent 2,4-dienoyl-CoA reductase, translated as MTQYPHLLAPLDLGHVTLKNRVLMGSMHTGLEETKDWNRVAEFYATRARGGVSLMVTGGMAPNREGGVFPGAAGLFNEQDIANHKVVTDRVHEAGGLIAMQILHAGRYAYGKECVAPSPIKSPISPFPPKELDEDGIEKQIADIVTAAAHAREAGYDGVEIMGSEGYFINQFLVRHTNKREDRWGGSYENRMRLPLEIVRRVREAVGPDFILIYRLSMIDLVPEGSTFDEVVQLAKEVEKAGASIINTGIGWHESRVPTIVTSVPRAAFTWVTKKLMGHVGIPVITSNRINTPQVAEDVLADGCADMVSMARPFLADAEFVKKAIEGRPDTIAPCIACNQACLDHTFSGKISTCLVNPRACYETELPITPTDTPRTVAVVGAGPAGLSTAITAAQRGHDVTLFDRDTQIGGQLNMAKQIPGKEEFFGLVDWYDTMLKETGVTVTLGHDVQADDLNGFDEVVIATGVLPRDPEIEGQEGDNTLSYIDVLKHKKPAGKRVAIIGAGGIGFDVAEFLVHEGESPTENLEEWKEEWGVGDPAQTPGGLAPEGPQPDAPSRAVTLLQRKSERVGKRLGKTTGWIHRASLRMKDVEMVGGVTYERIEPAGLVVSNGEGRENPRTLEVDTIVLCAGQVSERSLVDALEARGMTCHVIGGADVAAELDAKRAIDQGTRLAAAL; from the coding sequence ATGACCCAATACCCGCACCTGCTCGCCCCGCTCGATCTGGGCCACGTCACGCTGAAGAACCGCGTGCTGATGGGCTCGATGCATACCGGGCTGGAAGAGACCAAGGACTGGAACCGGGTGGCGGAATTCTATGCCACGCGCGCCCGCGGCGGGGTCTCCCTGATGGTCACCGGCGGCATGGCGCCCAACCGCGAGGGCGGCGTCTTTCCCGGCGCGGCGGGGCTCTTCAACGAGCAGGACATCGCCAACCACAAGGTGGTCACCGACCGGGTGCACGAGGCCGGCGGCCTTATCGCCATGCAGATCCTGCACGCGGGCCGCTACGCCTACGGCAAGGAATGCGTCGCCCCCTCGCCGATCAAGTCGCCCATCTCGCCCTTCCCGCCCAAGGAGCTGGACGAGGACGGCATCGAGAAACAGATCGCCGACATCGTCACCGCCGCCGCCCACGCCCGCGAGGCGGGCTATGACGGGGTCGAGATCATGGGCTCCGAGGGCTATTTCATCAACCAGTTTCTCGTGCGCCACACCAACAAACGCGAGGACCGCTGGGGCGGCTCCTACGAGAACCGGATGCGCCTGCCGCTGGAAATCGTGCGCCGGGTGCGCGAGGCCGTCGGCCCCGATTTCATCCTGATCTACCGCCTGTCGATGATCGACCTCGTACCCGAAGGCTCGACATTCGACGAGGTGGTGCAACTGGCCAAGGAGGTCGAAAAGGCCGGGGCCAGCATCATCAACACCGGCATCGGCTGGCACGAGTCGCGTGTGCCCACGATCGTCACCTCCGTCCCCCGCGCGGCCTTCACCTGGGTCACGAAAAAGCTGATGGGCCACGTGGGCATCCCGGTCATCACCTCGAACCGGATCAACACGCCGCAAGTGGCCGAGGACGTGCTGGCCGATGGCTGCGCCGACATGGTGTCGATGGCCCGCCCCTTCCTCGCGGATGCAGAGTTCGTCAAGAAGGCAATAGAGGGCCGGCCCGACACAATCGCGCCCTGCATCGCCTGCAATCAGGCCTGCCTCGACCATACCTTCTCGGGCAAGATTTCCACGTGCCTCGTGAATCCCCGCGCCTGCTATGAAACGGAATTGCCGATCACACCCACCGACACGCCCAGGACCGTGGCCGTGGTCGGCGCTGGTCCCGCAGGCCTCTCCACCGCGATCACCGCGGCGCAGCGCGGCCATGACGTGACGCTCTTCGACCGCGACACGCAGATCGGCGGACAGCTCAACATGGCCAAGCAGATTCCCGGCAAGGAGGAATTCTTCGGCCTTGTCGACTGGTACGACACCATGCTGAAGGAAACCGGCGTGACCGTGACACTGGGCCATGACGTGCAGGCCGACGACCTCAACGGCTTCGACGAGGTGGTCATCGCCACCGGCGTCCTGCCGCGCGACCCCGAAATCGAAGGCCAGGAGGGTGACAATACCCTCAGCTATATCGACGTGCTCAAGCACAAGAAGCCAGCGGGCAAGCGCGTGGCCATAATCGGCGCAGGCGGCATCGGCTTCGATGTGGCCGAATTCCTTGTCCACGAAGGCGAGAGCCCGACCGAGAACCTCGAGGAATGGAAAGAGGAATGGGGCGTCGGCGACCCGGCTCAGACCCCCGGCGGGCTGGCCCCCGAAGGCCCGCAGCCCGATGCGCCCTCCCGCGCCGTCACGCTCCTGCAGCGCAAGTCCGAGCGTGTGGGCAAGCGGCTCGGCAAGACGACGGGCTGGATTCACCGCGCGTCGCTCCGGATGAAGGATGTCGAGATGGTCGGCGGGGTCACCTACGAGCGCATCGAACCTGCGGGCCTCGTGGTCTCCAACGGCGAAGGCCGCGAAAACCCGCGCACGCTCGAGGTGGACACCATCGTGCTTTGTGCCGGACAGGTCAGCGAACGCAGCCTTGTCGACGCGCTCGAGGCCAGGGGCATGACCTGTCACGTCATCGGCGGCGCGGACGTCGCGGCGGAGCTTGACGCCAAGCGCGCCATCGATCAGGGCACGCGTCTGGCGGCGGCGCTATAG
- a CDS encoding zinc transporter ZntB codes for MPVCAFDIAPDGTARPASENGPDEGYAWWHFDLAESDLPEWLEAHVPAIPATALLAAETRPRCDRYGDGLMLNLRGVNLNADGPADQMVAVRMWVTERLVVTVRKRRVFAIDAIREDMAAGTAPASPIAFVHDLAQRLMTRVQDTVFDLSRRVDDMEDSVEDDDEDPPEDLAEEQRMAIRLRRYLAPQRDALIALVGTDSELVTSDARARLRELGNLAKLAVEELESMIGRMEAVQDHHATQADQRQNRNGYILSIVAAVFLPLGFITGLFGVNVAGMPGVDTPWAFAALCIGLVVLTFGAIWILRKLKWI; via the coding sequence ATGCCCGTTTGCGCCTTCGATATCGCCCCTGATGGCACCGCCCGCCCGGCCTCTGAAAACGGCCCGGACGAGGGTTATGCCTGGTGGCATTTCGACCTTGCCGAATCCGATCTTCCCGAGTGGCTAGAGGCGCATGTTCCCGCCATTCCGGCTACGGCACTTCTGGCCGCCGAAACCCGACCGCGCTGCGACCGCTACGGCGACGGGCTGATGCTGAACCTGCGCGGCGTGAACCTGAATGCCGACGGCCCCGCCGATCAGATGGTTGCAGTGCGCATGTGGGTGACCGAGCGCCTGGTCGTCACGGTGCGCAAGCGCCGGGTCTTTGCCATCGACGCCATCCGCGAGGACATGGCCGCCGGCACCGCCCCCGCCAGCCCCATCGCCTTTGTCCACGACCTTGCGCAGCGGCTGATGACACGGGTGCAGGACACAGTATTCGACCTCAGCCGCCGCGTGGACGACATGGAAGACAGCGTCGAGGACGACGACGAAGACCCGCCAGAGGATCTGGCCGAAGAACAACGCATGGCGATCCGCCTGCGCCGCTACCTTGCCCCGCAGCGCGACGCGCTGATCGCGCTTGTCGGCACCGACAGCGAGCTTGTTACCTCCGATGCCCGTGCCCGCCTGCGCGAATTGGGCAACCTCGCCAAGCTGGCGGTCGAGGAATTGGAGTCGATGATCGGGCGCATGGAGGCCGTGCAGGACCACCACGCCACGCAGGCCGACCAGCGGCAGAACCGCAACGGCTATATCCTGTCGATCGTCGCGGCCGTGTTCCTGCCGCTGGGGTTCATCACCGGACTGTTCGGCGTGAACGTGGCGGGGATGCCCGGTGTGGACACCCCCTGGGCTTTCGCGGCCCTGTGTATCGGGCTGGTTGTCCTGACCTTTGGCGCGATCTGGATCCTGCGAAAGCTGAAATGGATCTGA
- a CDS encoding DUF4399 domain-containing protein, whose product MAFAERTAAPEGAEVYFVNLEDGATVSAPVKVVFGLSGMGVAPAGTEKEHTGHHHILIDRAPLGEGPDGEEELQNAIPSDDNHMHFGGGQTEVELDLEPGEHTLQLVLGDMNHVPHDPPVTSDQITITIE is encoded by the coding sequence ATGGCCTTTGCCGAACGGACCGCCGCGCCCGAAGGTGCAGAGGTCTATTTCGTCAACCTTGAAGACGGCGCCACCGTATCCGCGCCGGTGAAGGTCGTCTTCGGCCTGAGCGGCATGGGCGTGGCGCCGGCCGGCACCGAAAAGGAGCATACCGGACATCACCACATCCTGATCGACCGCGCGCCTCTCGGCGAAGGCCCCGATGGCGAGGAAGAGCTGCAAAACGCGATCCCGTCGGATGACAACCACATGCATTTCGGTGGCGGTCAGACCGAGGTGGAGCTGGACCTGGAGCCGGGCGAACACACGCTGCAACTGGTGCTGGGTGACATGAACCACGTACCGCACGACCCGCCGGTGACGTCCGACCAGATCACTATCACGATCGAATAG
- a CDS encoding LysR family transcriptional regulator: MDRLTEMEAFATVVDQGGFTDAARKMGISKSAVSKHVSSLEARLGARLLNRTTRRVSPTEIGLAYYDRALRVLNDAGEADALVSSMQSDPSGLLRISVATDFGVNHLSPILGQFLDDFPDITVNMVLNNRYVELISEGFDMAIRIGELEDSTLRARKLTETTKRMIASPAYLQKYGQPGKIDELNEHKLLHYSSQSNGSVWKLTAPSGEKRQVRTAGGLSVNDGQSLLNAAISGLGIAYLPSFLYANAMKDGKVVDVIPDLPMETQGIYAVYPPGRFTQPKVRAFIDFLVHAFAEKGPTDW; the protein is encoded by the coding sequence ATGGATCGCCTTACCGAAATGGAGGCCTTTGCGACCGTCGTGGACCAGGGTGGGTTCACGGACGCTGCCCGCAAAATGGGTATTTCCAAGTCCGCCGTCTCCAAGCACGTCTCGTCTCTCGAAGCCCGTCTGGGTGCGCGTCTGCTGAACCGGACCACCCGCCGGGTCAGCCCGACCGAGATCGGTCTGGCGTATTACGACCGCGCCCTGCGTGTCCTGAACGACGCGGGCGAGGCGGACGCGCTGGTCAGTTCGATGCAGTCCGATCCCTCGGGCCTTCTGCGCATTTCCGTGGCGACCGATTTCGGCGTGAATCACCTCAGCCCGATTCTCGGCCAGTTTCTCGACGATTTCCCGGACATCACGGTCAACATGGTGCTCAACAACCGCTACGTGGAATTGATTTCCGAAGGCTTCGACATGGCCATCCGCATCGGCGAGCTCGAAGACAGCACGCTGCGCGCCCGCAAGCTGACCGAGACCACCAAGCGCATGATCGCCAGCCCCGCTTACCTGCAAAAATACGGTCAACCCGGCAAGATCGATGAACTCAACGAACACAAGCTCCTGCACTATTCCAGCCAGTCCAACGGGTCGGTCTGGAAGCTGACCGCTCCCTCGGGCGAAAAGCGCCAGGTGCGCACCGCCGGCGGTCTTTCGGTCAATGACGGCCAGTCGCTGCTCAATGCCGCCATTTCGGGCCTCGGCATCGCTTACCTGCCCAGTTTCCTTTACGCCAACGCGATGAAGGACGGAAAAGTGGTCGATGTCATCCCGGACCTGCCGATGGAAACCCAGGGCATCTATGCAGTCTATCCTCCGGGCCGTTTCACGCAGCCCAAGGTGCGCGCTTTCATCGACTTCCTTGTCCACGCCTTCGCCGAGAAGGGTCCGACGGACTGGTAA
- the amrS gene encoding AmmeMemoRadiSam system radical SAM enzyme, whose product MHPARFWETESDGRLRCTLCPRFCTLRDGQRGMCFVRMRQDDRMVLDTYGRSTGFCIDPIEKKPLNHFLPGTPVLSFGTAGCNLACKFCQNHEISKSREVDSLAHEAAPERIAEVARAQGCASVAFTYNDPVIFHEYALDTAAACREAGVKSVAVTAGYICDAPRAEFFGAMDAANIDLKGFTEGFYRKLTGSEIAPVLETIAYAVNETDCWVELTTLLIPGENDGTAELEVLSAWVMETCGPDVPLHFTAFHPDHRMLSHERTPLETLLRARRVARQAGLRHVYIGNVHHPDAQSSYCDGCGDRVIGRDWYALSEWKLDDFGACVACGTPFPGVIDGPPGDWGRKRRPLRMA is encoded by the coding sequence GCACCCTGTGCCCGCGCTTCTGCACCTTGCGGGACGGGCAACGCGGCATGTGTTTCGTTCGTATGCGGCAGGACGACCGGATGGTGCTGGACACCTACGGGCGCTCGACCGGGTTCTGCATCGACCCGATCGAAAAGAAACCGCTGAATCACTTCCTGCCCGGTACGCCGGTGCTGAGCTTCGGCACGGCGGGGTGCAACCTGGCGTGCAAATTCTGCCAGAATCACGAGATCTCGAAGAGCCGCGAGGTCGACAGCCTGGCGCATGAGGCGGCGCCGGAAAGGATTGCCGAGGTAGCGCGGGCGCAGGGCTGTGCGTCGGTTGCGTTTACCTACAATGACCCGGTGATCTTTCACGAATACGCGCTGGACACCGCCGCCGCCTGCCGCGAGGCCGGCGTGAAAAGCGTGGCGGTGACGGCGGGGTATATCTGCGACGCGCCACGGGCAGAGTTCTTTGGTGCGATGGATGCGGCGAATATCGACCTGAAAGGCTTTACCGAAGGGTTTTATCGCAAGCTGACCGGATCGGAGATCGCGCCGGTGCTGGAGACGATCGCCTACGCCGTGAACGAGACCGATTGCTGGGTCGAACTGACGACGCTGCTGATCCCGGGCGAGAACGACGGCACGGCGGAGCTGGAGGTGCTGTCGGCCTGGGTGATGGAGACCTGCGGGCCGGACGTGCCGCTGCACTTCACCGCCTTTCATCCCGATCACCGGATGCTGTCCCACGAGCGCACGCCGCTGGAGACGCTGCTGCGGGCGCGTCGGGTGGCGCGGCAGGCGGGGCTGCGGCATGTCTATATCGGCAACGTGCATCATCCCGACGCGCAGTCGAGCTACTGCGACGGGTGCGGGGATCGCGTGATCGGACGGGACTGGTACGCGCTGTCGGAGTGGAAGCTGGACGATTTCGGCGCGTGCGTTGCTTGCGGCACGCCTTTTCCCGGTGTGATCGACGGCCCGCCGGGCGACTGGGGGCGCAAGCGGCGGCCATTGCGCATGGCGTGA